The sequence CGGGACGGCCCGCCGGAACGGTTGACAGTGGTGGCGTACAACATCCGGATGGGGTTCGGGCTGGACGGCCGGTTCGACCTGACCGGCCTCGCCGAGGTCGTCGAGCGGCAACGGCCCGACGTGGTGCTGCTCAGCGAGGTGGACCGGGCCTGGCTGCTCAACGGCGGGCACGACACCCTGGACCTGTTGGCCGACCGGCTCGGTATGCCGTACGTCTTCGGGCCGGCCGCCGATCCCGTCTGGGGTGACGCGGTGCTCAGCCGTTGGCCGGTACGCGATCCGCGGACCCTGCCGCTGGCCGCCGTCGGCGCGCCCACCGGGGCGCAGGCCCTCGCCGTGACACTGGACCTCGGCGACGGTGTCCGTACCGCAGTGGTCAGCACCCATCTGCAACCGCCGCCCGGCAAGGGTCCGGTGGTCCAGGCCCGCGCGGTCGCCGACTTCGCCACCCGGTACGCGGCCGGTCGGCCGTTGGTGGTGGCGGGTGACCTGAACACCGAGCCGGGCGACGAGGCGTTCGCGGAGTTCGCCGACGCCGGCCTGGTCGACGCGTTGGCGGCCGCCCGACCGCTGGCGACCAGCCCGGCGGACGACCCGCGCCAGCAGATCGACCACATCTTCGTCTCGCCCGGCCTGACCCCCGGCGATCCGGTCGCGCCGCGCAGCACGGCCAGCGACCACCTGCCGGTCGCGGTCACAGTGACCCTGCCGCCCCGCTGACGGAGCCGGGCCCGTCGAACCGGGGCCCTACAGGCGATCGGTGGCCAGCAGCCGGTCGGCGGCGAAGGCGAGCAGCCAGCCGCCGCCCTTCGGCGTGGTGAAGTCCTCGTCGGTGCGGCCGGTCAGCCGCTCCAGGGCGCCCGGCAGGACCTTGCCCTGGCTGCACACCGCCGACTGCCCACCGGTGCCGGCCAACTCCAGCAGCCGGGCTGCGGTGGCCAGGATCTGCTCGTCGCTCTGCTGGCCGGGTTGTGGCTCGTCCAGGTCGCCGCAGACCTCGATCGGCAGGTCGAGCAACGTGGCGGCCGGGTCGAGTGTCTGCACGCACCGTCGCGGCGACGCCGACACCAGCCGGGCCGGTCGGATCAGGGCGATCAGCCCGGCCAGCGTGCTCGCCTGGGCCCACCCCTCGGCGTCGAGGGGGCGTCCGACGTCCGGGCCGGACCAGGTGGCCCGCTTACCGGCGTGCGCGTGCCGGACCACCGCGACAGTCGCCGTGACCGACGGCAGCGCGGCGAACGCCGCCAGCACCTCGGCGTCGTGGGGGTAGCTGACCAACCGGATCGCGTCGTCCACAGCGAGCCAGCGGATGTCGTCCACCTCGGTGCCCGGTTGAAAACCGCCACTGGCCACCGCGAGCATCGACCAGTAGTCGACAAGCTTGGGCTGCCCCTCGCTGCGGTACCGCACCGACGGCAGCCGCACCTGCGGCA comes from Micromonospora vinacea and encodes:
- a CDS encoding NUDIX hydrolase; the encoded protein is MAAVTGIRAAGGVAWRPTADGVHVCVVHRPRYGDWTLPKGKLEPGEHALAAAVREVAEEADVRGVPQVRLPSVRYRSEGQPKLVDYWSMLAVASGGFQPGTEVDDIRWLAVDDAIRLVSYPHDAEVLAAFAALPSVTATVAVVRHAHAGKRATWSGPDVGRPLDAEGWAQASTLAGLIALIRPARLVSASPRRCVQTLDPAATLLDLPIEVCGDLDEPQPGQQSDEQILATAARLLELAGTGGQSAVCSQGKVLPGALERLTGRTDEDFTTPKGGGWLLAFAADRLLATDRL